The following coding sequences are from one Triticum aestivum cultivar Chinese Spring chromosome 5A, IWGSC CS RefSeq v2.1, whole genome shotgun sequence window:
- the LOC123108076 gene encoding cell wall protein AWA1-like yields MAGLPRLVVLLLLAIAVPVAQPTPYSDNLQETCNKTLFPKVCIQSLTTNPESRTADARRLAELSVYVAKEVGTTVAAFAHHELTGVKEDTLFKCLDGCSDDIEETVAHLSALTREPTCAKFLEIKSWLSATLGGSNTCEETCKDAPISDVKNAVVTKSLEFEKLLRVTLDLITEASGSMPAAGGAVAPTAWEGSTSGSYGASAPDSYGASASGSYGSSASGSYSSSAPESSDSASALGSSGSSASGSYGSSASASEAASSDASAPSSAPTSEASSADAPSSYGSSASGSEAPSGDASAPSNAQTSDSPSADAPASSYAAEMAEIRPKSIFCGRKSKHSSYGAASAPAADAPSSSPSDADAPSSGAADSPSSGASYGSAGAPSPSGSGASAPEADSTA; encoded by the exons ATGGCCGGCCTGCCTCGCCTCGTCGTGCTCCTGCTCCTCGCCATCGCCGTCCCTGTCGCCCAGCCCACTCCCTACAGCGACAACCTCCAGGAAACGTGCAACAAGACGCTGTTCCCTAAAGTGTGCATCCAGTCGCTGACGACCAACCCGGAGAGCCGGACAGCGGACGCGCGCCGGCTGGCCGAGCTGTCCGTGtacgtggccaaggaggtgggCACCACGGTGGCAGCGTTCGCTCACCACGAGCTCACCGGCGTCAAGGAGGACACCTTGTTCAAGTGCCTCGACGGCTGCTCCGACGACATTGAGGAGACGGTGGCGCACCTGAGCGCCCTCACCCGCGAGCCCACCTGCGCCAAGTTCCTCGAGATCAAGTCGTGGCTGTCCGCGACGCTGGGCGGCTCCAACACCTGTGAGGAGACCTGCAAGGACGCGCCCATCAGCGACGTCAAGAACGCCGTCGTAACCAAGAGCCTCGAGTTCGAGAAGCTGCTCCGCGTCACGCTCGACCTCATCACCGAGGCGTCTGGCTCCATGCCCGCCGCCGGCGGCGCGGTGGCACCCACGGCGTGGGAAGGCAGCACTTCAGGATCCTACGGCGCCAGCGCGCCGGACTCCTACGGTGCCAGCGCGTCGGGCTCCTACGGCTCCAGCGCGTCGGGCTCGTACAGCTCCAGCGCACCTGAGTCGTCCGACAGTGCCAGCGCGTTGGGCTCCTCTGGCTCCAGCGCGTCGGGCTCCTACGGCTCCAGCGCATCGGCCTCCGAAGCAGCATCCAGTGATGCGTCGGCGCCCTCGAGCGCACCTACCTCCGAGGCATCGTCAGCTGACGCGCCGAGCTCCTACGGCTCCAGCGCATCGGGCTCCGAAGCACCATCCGGCGATGCATCGGCACCCTCGAACGCACAAACCTCCGACTCACCGTCAGCTGACGCGCCGGCCTCCTCCTACGct gccgagatggccgaaattcggccgaaatccATATTTTGcggccgaaaatcaaaacacagCTCCTACGGCGccgccagcgcgccagctgccgaTGCACCGTCGTCATCCCCATCGGACGCGGACGCTCCATCTTCCGGGGCTGCCGACTCGCCATCATCAGGGGCATCATACGGGTCTGCCGGCGCACCGTCCCCGTCCGGGTCAGGTGCCAGCGCTCCTGAGGCCGATTCGACAGCATGA